Proteins encoded by one window of bacterium:
- a CDS encoding HAMP domain-containing histidine kinase → MAVLLLWAGLAFAVDEINLKVEQSTDYLPYRAEIENHLFCDVEASPVIHSRHIIRVSQIDGPSGSWVYAKNQSPWVNSFSHLLRMEVPSGVIMQEHPVKELILSDLAVTIDSQLQDTSVLISGFWHDSAYICKWTLATDSLERIFVATGPDKNGNGSWDGQFIYQHTSDYDQDGRVESFFYLNTERDLEPRLLVCIQSSPFKIEWTLQMASMVVWVIPIRDSLCSGVLVSTHCPGQGAVDSLFTDSFGYLVRIDTSGKVQYHHKISQYPEGTRMIRGRANEDIYLAHGFEFDKPPDSADSAPLGTGLSRVAFDGSVLNQESDSAGHTSIWLADWDGDTDDELFVTLRDGRIRVFESDLTSAAIISSREIQSHVSSLPAFDGHSDAQVINEADGHSGIFDNRLTKLASLPQQYQYVEVAERGVNGEATLLMCAGYIGESHLIRIQRQSWLTLVAIFYRDNQVYVLATLFSALFGLMVSNYYRRKTKQNLATIRSQKIELEETHEALKRAQETIIAQEKYRQAKDIAGGFAHEIRNALFPADSSLTQVNQMTMTGSVDPAKVSKHIRLISSAVSRAIGITQLITQYTKLESERIPEQVDLPGAVRAAFAAHRQMLDQQGVIVSVSGPDSLAVLSNNTQLGMVLNNLILNSLDALTNRPKPTILVRWERLESTASVTFSDNGCGIAADDLHRVFDTFFSTKPSHGTGLGLATTKRIVELYGGGISVSSEPGSGTTFTIRFCLFSQE, encoded by the coding sequence ATGGCCGTTCTGCTATTGTGGGCAGGTTTGGCCTTTGCAGTTGACGAGATCAATCTCAAAGTAGAACAGAGCACCGATTACCTTCCCTATCGGGCCGAAATCGAGAACCATCTGTTCTGTGACGTGGAAGCCTCGCCGGTCATTCACTCAAGACATATCATTCGGGTCTCTCAGATCGACGGTCCGTCCGGCTCCTGGGTTTATGCCAAAAACCAGTCACCATGGGTCAACTCCTTCAGCCATCTGCTTCGCATGGAGGTTCCTTCCGGGGTCATCATGCAGGAACATCCGGTCAAAGAACTGATCCTGTCAGATCTGGCCGTGACCATTGACAGTCAGTTGCAGGACACATCCGTGTTGATCTCAGGATTCTGGCACGACTCGGCCTACATCTGTAAATGGACTTTGGCGACCGATTCATTGGAGCGGATCTTTGTAGCTACCGGACCGGACAAAAATGGAAATGGAAGCTGGGATGGTCAGTTCATTTACCAGCACACATCTGACTATGATCAGGATGGCCGCGTTGAGAGTTTCTTTTATCTCAACACCGAGCGGGATCTTGAACCGCGCCTGCTGGTCTGTATCCAGTCCTCGCCCTTTAAGATCGAATGGACACTGCAGATGGCTTCCATGGTCGTGTGGGTGATCCCGATTCGCGACTCACTCTGTTCAGGGGTTTTGGTCTCAACACATTGCCCCGGGCAAGGGGCAGTTGATTCACTATTCACGGATAGTTTCGGCTACTTGGTGCGTATCGATACATCAGGCAAGGTCCAGTACCATCACAAGATCTCGCAGTATCCCGAGGGAACGCGGATGATCCGAGGCCGCGCGAACGAAGATATTTACCTGGCGCATGGATTCGAATTCGATAAGCCACCCGATTCCGCTGACTCTGCGCCGCTCGGGACAGGTCTGTCGCGAGTTGCGTTTGATGGAAGCGTGCTGAATCAAGAAAGCGATAGCGCAGGGCATACATCGATCTGGCTGGCCGACTGGGATGGTGATACCGACGACGAGCTGTTTGTGACTCTGAGGGACGGAAGAATTCGCGTGTTCGAGAGTGACCTGACTTCTGCTGCCATAATTTCATCGCGTGAGATCCAAAGCCATGTATCTTCTTTGCCGGCCTTTGATGGCCACTCTGACGCTCAAGTGATCAATGAGGCCGACGGACACTCGGGGATCTTCGACAATAGATTGACGAAATTGGCCAGCTTGCCCCAGCAATACCAGTACGTTGAGGTTGCCGAACGCGGCGTCAACGGTGAAGCTACGCTTCTGATGTGCGCAGGATATATCGGTGAGTCTCATCTCATTCGCATCCAACGACAAAGCTGGCTGACCCTGGTCGCGATCTTCTACCGGGATAATCAGGTCTATGTGCTGGCCACACTTTTTAGCGCTCTCTTTGGTCTGATGGTGAGCAACTACTACCGCAGGAAGACCAAGCAGAATCTGGCAACGATAAGGAGCCAGAAGATCGAGCTGGAGGAGACCCATGAAGCACTCAAACGGGCGCAGGAGACGATCATCGCGCAGGAGAAATATCGGCAGGCGAAAGATATTGCGGGCGGCTTCGCACACGAGATCAGGAACGCGCTGTTCCCGGCGGATAGTTCGCTAACGCAGGTCAACCAGATGACCATGACGGGGAGTGTCGACCCGGCCAAGGTGTCCAAGCATATTCGGTTGATCTCCAGCGCAGTCTCCCGAGCGATCGGCATCACCCAGTTGATCACGCAATACACGAAGTTGGAATCGGAGAGAATTCCGGAACAGGTAGATCTTCCGGGCGCAGTCCGGGCCGCTTTCGCGGCGCATCGACAGATGCTGGACCAACAGGGGGTGATAGTGTCAGTCTCAGGGCCAGATTCTCTCGCGGTTCTGTCCAACAACACTCAACTGGGAATGGTCTTGAACAACTTGATCCTCAATAGTCTCGATGCCTTGACTAATCGGCCGAAACCAACTATCTTGGTCAGGTGGGAGCGGCTGGAATCCACTGCCAGCGTCACGTTCAGTGACAATGGCTGCGGAATAGCGGCCGATGATCTACACCGGGTATTCGATACGTTTTTTTCAACCAAGCCAAGCCACGGAACCGGACTAGGTCTAGCCACGACCAAACGGATCGTTGAACTGTACGGGGGCGGAATCTCTGTCAGCAGCGAACCGGGATCGGGAACAACCTTCACGATCAGATTCTGTCTGTTTTCTCAGGAGTAA
- a CDS encoding bacteriohemerythrin: MAIMTWGPQFEIGVTQVDIQHKKLVELMNKLHDGMVAGKGAEQTKVVLKELVDYTVYHFGFEEKFMQSINYPDYAAHKNVHNNITAKVKEMAAKAAGGSVAVQTELLRFLRDWLIDHIQNTDRKYAQHANKSATPAR; encoded by the coding sequence ATGGCTATCATGACGTGGGGTCCCCAGTTTGAGATCGGCGTGACCCAGGTTGACATTCAGCACAAGAAGCTGGTCGAATTGATGAACAAGTTGCATGACGGCATGGTTGCCGGCAAAGGCGCTGAACAAACTAAAGTCGTCCTCAAAGAGCTGGTTGACTACACCGTCTACCACTTCGGGTTCGAAGAGAAGTTCATGCAATCGATCAACTATCCTGATTATGCCGCCCACAAGAACGTGCATAATAACATCACTGCGAAGGTGAAAGAGATGGCGGCCAAAGCGGCTGGTGGTTCTGTGGCGGTTCAGACCGAGCTGCTTCGCTTCCTGCGCGATTGGCTGATCGACCATATCCAGAATACTGATCGTAAATATGCCCAGCACGCGAATAAGTCGGCAACGCCGGCTCGCTAG
- a CDS encoding sigma-54-dependent Fis family transcriptional regulator: protein MLKQQLAKLLVVDDDPSVLEALVSLFIDDYEVISASSGQGAIALAEAQADIAVAVLDIKMEGLDGIETARLIKRIRPNLIIIFHTGYPGDYEEQSIDAAEKPFDFVEKGRSAVRLMRSVRNGVDAYRLKTTGLLHPRTDMPDYGLIGKSQPILRVIREVEMIARGDNRVMILGETGTGKELVANAIHYNSQRASKPMAVLHCNHKSPDLVESELFGHLKGSYTHAYETRKGKFEFANGGTIFLDEIGDLDITTQAKLLRVAQDGTYTPIGVDTTRTTDVRLICATNKNLSNMVKQGTFRDDLFYRLKGVTIELPTLRERKEDIPILVDYFVKRDCVKASEPPKHFDQSAIERLIQYDWPGNVRELMEAVEAIYQRSYSDYIDAAEVDSYLKDSTAHLKFIDDPDSLSGKVEAYKCALIIHAMRQNGGNTSAAAAQLRTDKANLGKYIRDHGLEWE, encoded by the coding sequence ATGCTCAAACAACAGCTCGCCAAACTGCTCGTGGTCGATGATGACCCATCCGTTCTTGAAGCTCTGGTCAGTCTTTTCATCGATGATTACGAAGTGATCTCCGCGTCTTCCGGACAAGGCGCAATTGCCCTGGCTGAAGCCCAAGCGGATATTGCGGTGGCTGTTCTGGATATCAAAATGGAGGGATTGGATGGGATCGAAACTGCCCGCCTGATCAAGCGGATCCGTCCCAATCTGATCATCATCTTTCACACCGGATATCCGGGGGATTATGAAGAGCAGTCGATCGATGCCGCCGAAAAGCCATTCGACTTTGTGGAGAAAGGGAGATCGGCTGTTCGCCTGATGCGAAGTGTTCGGAACGGGGTCGATGCCTACCGTTTGAAAACAACCGGCCTCCTGCACCCTCGAACGGATATGCCCGATTATGGATTGATCGGCAAGTCCCAGCCTATTCTCCGGGTAATCCGAGAGGTCGAGATGATCGCCCGTGGAGACAATCGGGTCATGATCCTGGGAGAGACCGGTACCGGCAAGGAATTGGTGGCGAACGCGATTCACTACAATAGTCAGCGTGCGAGCAAGCCGATGGCAGTGCTCCACTGCAATCACAAATCACCTGATCTGGTTGAGTCAGAGCTTTTTGGTCATCTTAAAGGTTCATACACACACGCCTACGAAACTAGAAAAGGGAAATTTGAATTCGCAAACGGCGGCACGATCTTTCTCGACGAAATCGGGGATCTCGACATTACCACCCAGGCAAAACTGCTCCGTGTCGCTCAGGATGGCACCTATACTCCCATCGGCGTTGACACCACGCGCACAACTGATGTTCGCCTGATCTGCGCGACCAACAAGAACCTCTCCAACATGGTCAAACAGGGGACTTTTCGTGATGATCTCTTCTATCGTCTGAAAGGGGTCACGATCGAACTTCCCACCCTGCGCGAACGAAAAGAAGATATTCCCATACTGGTGGATTACTTTGTCAAACGCGATTGTGTCAAGGCCAGTGAACCACCCAAGCATTTCGATCAATCGGCAATTGAACGTCTCATCCAGTATGATTGGCCGGGGAATGTTCGGGAGCTGATGGAAGCGGTTGAAGCGATCTACCAGCGTTCTTACTCCGACTACATAGATGCCGCCGAGGTTGATTCGTATTTGAAAGACAGCACGGCCCATCTGAAATTCATCGATGATCCGGATAGTCTGAGCGGTAAGGTTGAGGCTTACAAATGCGCCTTGATCATTCATGCAATGCGCCAGAACGGCGGCAACACCTCGGCGGCGGCGGCTCAACTTCGGACGGACAAAGCCAATCTGGGGAAGTATATCCGCGACCACGGGCTGGAGTGGGAGTAA